The genomic DNA CAACTGAACAATTGCTGTACCTACCTAAATGACATTGGCCTAGCTAACTAGATAATACATTAGATAACTAGCTATCAAGGGACAACATAACGTTAAGCATATAATATTAAACTGTATTTTTTCTAGCTGTCATATTATGTTAGCTAAGCCAAGTAAACACAGGGCCAAAATTGAACTAGTTCATAGTCAAAACAGGGTAACTTAGTTAGCTAGCAGTCAACTGTAAACATAATATTTTTTAGCTTGAAAGCGATATAAAAGGAAAAGACGTTACCTTATCCATGGTGGCTTTATACCACAGAAAGACAACAGACTAAAAGATGATGCGCGTGGAAAATGTTAGCGACAGTAACACGAACCTGCGTAGTTTACTAGCGTAATTAAAAGCAAAATACGCTGTATAGCGTTGGCTGTCTGAAATATTCAAGATTACACAAAGTACAAGGAATGTGTGCATCAATTCTTAGTCATTTACAAGGATTATATAAGATAGCAAGAACACCAGTTTGCTAACGAGACAACCCGTTATATCTATCTATCAActcactaacgttagctagcttgctactaGACAGTGTTTTGTCGTAGCTAAGAAACCGCTGGTTGTTTACAAGTTCGGGTTGACTATGACACAATCAAATaatgatatgtttttttttttgtgacatTAGGTTTGAGATAATCAAACTATGTTGAATCGAATAATCAAGCATACTTGATGGCTGTAGAGCACGCAAGTTAGCATAACAATTCCATATACTCCATATTTGTTGCTCGTCCGTGTGTGGGCGTTCTTCTTCTTGACTGGTGCTCCATTGGCTACAGGAGAGGATAGACGGTCGTAAAAAGGACAATGCTCATTGGGTCACTAATTTTTACACGAGAAACCAGCACACCAATAGGAAGAGGGGCTCCAGATCCCGTCACGTGATTTGATGGCGGAGAGGCAGCGATAAGCAGTCGCGAGCCATGGCACACAAATACCTTGTTATTCAGTATCAAAGTTTGTGAAGTTATTTTTACAAGGAGATATTAACACAGACATTGAGATATAAAATATGTTAACCATGGTTTTCTGATCTTCCATCATCTCCAACCCCACTGATTTCAACCAACAACACTCACTCATGCTAATAAAAATGCTTATTCCCCCCGAAACACAGTGCTTTTTTTTTTAGCAAGACACAAACTTGAATTACAACTGTGTATCAGCATGGTATGAAGATCCGAAGATGTGTTTATTTTCGCAGCAACTAAATAGCTTACACAAGCAGCACAGATGCTTATATCCCAGCACTTACATATTAAAAGTCCAATATTCAAATTCAGGAACTAGTTCAACCGCACCACTGCATGTTGACAGGTGCATAAGTAAAACGACTTTTGTCACAGTTGATTCCCTAAGCCATTTAAGCTAAATTGACTTACTGCACCAACCTACCAAGCCTATCCAAGATTGAGTCTGAAATAGATGAGCAAGACATTGAGAATCCATTTCATGGTCAAATACATCTGCAAATTCATCTTCCTTCCAGTAGAGGCTACTCATAGGATGAAGGgaaggaccatcctcctcagtgaaattCATTAAAATAAAAACTGTAAAACATATAAAAAGTTATGCTTTTTTGATAAAATACTAAATATTTTCAcctcaccaaataatttattaaaacatacTGTTtcgcaatgaaggtctacagtagcctcaacaacaATCTGTAGGATAGCACCACGGtctagccggaggacagctagcttccatctTCCTCTGGGTACACTGACTCCAATACAAAACCTacgaggctcatggttctcacccctttccatagacttacacagtaattacgACAACCTCTGGAGGActtcctccaacctatcagagctcttgcagcatgaactgacatgttgttcacccaatcaaaggatcagggaataaatctagtactgaaatcataagctacagctagctagcactgcagtgcataacgtggtgagtagttgactcaaagacagagaaagacaatagttaaaCCATTTTGAACAATgtatttcttccaaaatgaagaagcaagagagagattgTCAATTGTTTTCACTTTCaatttcacttacttagctagaaaatgctgctagctagtttagcctactcaaacagtgggatgctacgttagctagctggctatgactatccaacacaactcTTCAAAGTCAAGATAAGCTTTTGGTTtgactaatttattgccaccgtgGCCCGCCAGTGTAAGTGCTAGACTGCTTACCTTTTCCTGTTACACTGTAACATTACTgaatgattgtagcgggtttactaatgtgttagttctattagctattttgactatgatgttactttagctaatatggtgacaaagatgtaggctgtgtgtagtggttataTGGTTTGGTTTGGAAAGGTTTTTTTTGGCTGAtgtgaagggaaaaggtgagaggagagtgtaTAGATGAGAGAacgaatacaacgtggctgctatgaaagtgaactgtgtttacgtgTGATCAGGGTGTAtttattctgttgaaaaacgGAAAGGGGATAAACATAACTGAATTTGTTCATTAGAAACTCGTTTgaaactgttggactaatgactaCACCCTATATcggctagatgcaggcaagagtgtgcaaggtgtGTCACTGTCACGTCAAatttttctctcgacctgtgtgcacctacattgtaaactttcattcataggctaggttgtgcAACCTCATGATGTTTAGCCTAAAGCTATCGCTGTTtcactgaactgggtgaatggaatatgaatgagtcATCCAAcagtaatagaaataaggccacgCTCATTAATGTTTTGCTTCCTCCCTAATCTTAAATAACACTGACCGCCACACTGACTGCTGCCTTCACATATCCAATAACTCAAGACATCCAGCTCTACACAAAAATGTACCAACAAGTCTGCAGGTGCCTAATAAATCAGACTTTTATGTGAAATCATCAAGTTTTccttacaagccagaatgttgaataaaatgaCATCTGAATTTATTCTactggttgtctgtgtggttggtgCTTCAGCCACTCAACATTTTTGACAAAATATACAAAGGAAAGTTGTTTACCCCACTTTTTAGAGCGCAGGTACTGCCGTTGAAATGTATATCTCCTGGAATATGCGAAAAACCATGTAGACGTTGGTTACATGCATGCATCACGTGGATGTACTTCCATCTTGTGCATGTGCCTTTGGTCATGAGCAAACAAATCTTGATTGCTACACACAGACTGACGTTTCAAAGTCAGGTTAAtaatactttcctgtggatatgTTGTCTAAAATTTCTACCAACACAATAGACAATCAACAGAGTAAGTTCAATTAAGTTTATTCAACATTCTTACTTGTTTGGAATGTTTTAATGTAAATGTGCATGGTGTTGCCTACATAATTGGAAGGCATTGCCATGTTTCGTGCCTATCTTTTGGGGCATCTTCCACATGGTAGTAAAACCTGGGCACCTTTGCATCACAACTTCGATAAGTTTACTGACAAAATAGTCCATTGGGTGGTTAGTGCGAGAGGGATTTCCGTCCTTTTAGCATCCTACGGAGAATCACCTCGATGCCACCCTGTGTGCTGATCCTCTTGATCCAGCCGTGGGTCCGCTTCCGCTTTATATTCTTGGGCTGGTACTCTGTGCCCCGCTTCCTTGTGCGAACCTGCTGGTGGTGCCAGGGGAGTTGCTGGAACACTCCTGCCCCCTCTGCCTGTGATGTGAGAGGACCACACCGAGAGGTCAGGGGAGGTACACTGGCCCAGGACAGAACCCAACCACTTAGTGATCGCGGCTGGGCGACACTGGATCCTGGAAGCTCTAGTGCGAAATTCCTGCTGGACATCAAGAGTATGAAATGTCAGTTTCATGATTTAACCATGTAAACTATTCAGCAGAGTGCTAAGGCATTCAAGCTTTAGGACAATATGACTGTTGGTTTGTGAAAGTTTATAACTAGCTAGCTTAGTTGGCTTTTTAAAGCAGACTTGGTCATAAGGGTTAGTTAGAATGTGTTCATGGATAGCTAGTTCACTCAAAGTTCAATCATTGGAAGGAAAATACAAGCAGGCAATATGTCTGATTTATCAGGTTGTAATTCACAATTAATTGGTATATACAGACTGAAACATTGGCGTGCAAAATCATGTAAATGTTCCTAACAAGCCAGAATGTTGAGAAAAATAATCATTTTAACTTACTATACCGGTCTCAAACAATGAACCAGGTGGGTGTTTTGAAATAGAGAAGCTGGCGGTGTGCACATCGTTAAATtacttcattaaaaaaaatagtaATGGAGCAATTTCTAAATTCCAATTCAACACCTGCATCTGGACAGGCGTATTAAATGATAGTAAGTTCAAATTAACATTTTATTCAACATACTTGGCTTTTGATGAAAATGAACAGCCTGATTAAATCAACGTATTTGATATGGAGTGGTGGGTGTAATTAAACTAGCTTCGTTAAGAGTCGAAGCCACAATCAAACGCGCAAAGATAGCCTGCAACAACTGCTGCAGCATCATTTAGGTACAGATCTAGCCCAAGAATGTACTGTTGAGGTGTACATATCCGGAGGTAGCCTAGCTAGCGCTAGTTTGCCGAGGTTGAACCTCAAAATACCTTGCCATGACTTCTCAAGCATTCCATTTTATAGTAATTTGAGGAACGCAATTACCTAGTGGAACATATCACTCCATGAAACCGGTAAACCGACGACCTTATAGTATTCATTATATATAATATTCACGTTCTTTCACTGACATTGAAACAACATCAACGCACAGGTTCTAAACCATGAACGCAATCGAATTGCGAAATAGCCTCCTTCCATCCAGAGCTATGATTGGCTTGCGTTTTTCATCCAATCGAAATGTGTCTTACAGATACTCGCCAaatatttcaccggatgtataatgtattattattattttttaattccGGATGTATAAATATGAAGTATCCGATTGgcgtttttttattttactttaatATTTTATTACCAACACAACAAAtacaaaaaacagatatacaaacaagagtacatGTACCTAACAGACAGGGAGGGGTATTACATATCAACATTCATTTTCAATTTGTTAAATACTTTTATGGTGTATATtgctttttttgtttttacatttgcTGATAGGATTGAAACATTATTTTGAAATTATCTTAAATAATGTGAAAAGGGGTTTGTTCTCTGCCCACTTCATTTTATGGACAAAGAATCATCCATGAAAGataaacaaattaacaatgaAAGTTAAATATATAATTtggctaaaaaaaaaaacataatatcAGAGACTTTGAAATTAACATTAATAGTTGTTTCTTTTAAAATAAAATCTTCTAACTCACATCAAAATATTCTGACATAAGAGCAGTCCCAAAATAAATGGTCAAGAGTCTCTGGGTCACAATcacaaaatacacatttgttatCAATAGCTATTTTAAATCTGTGTATAATAAAGGTCTTTACAGGGTAGATTCTATGAATGAGTGTGTATGATACTTCTTTCACCTTATTAGATATACAATATTTACCAGATAACAATGACATTTtgttccagttcacttgtcctagggctgcattccagtacaTTCTAGCAGAGGGAATAGTAACATATTGACATAGTTTCCTTATATACATGTTATATATAATCCTTATTTCTTAAATAGTTTTGTATCCATTTAATCTTAAATATTATATTAGAGGTTTTAAAATCCAGAGCACTCAACCCTCCCTCACCTTGGGTGCTACATATTATCGCTTTTCTTAAATAATGAGGTTTATTCCTCCATATGAAGTTAAATAATTTAGTATCAACCATTGTAGTTACTGACAGAGGAACATCCAAGGCAAGGGAGATATAAACTCATCTGGACCCTCAGATTGTGATAAAAGTACTCGTCCAGAAAATATGCTCCACGGTCGATGATGAAGTCAGAGTGTACCCAGGGTAGCTGTAAAGTGAtaagaggaagcccagtggcagTCAGTTGGAGAAGATGAAGCGAGCTGGATTTTTGGCCGACATTCTGCCAATCTCCACACAGTTTTCTGTTTCCAACACTAGAATCTGTAACAAACAGAGTTGACTATATTTTGTAGACTTTGGCCATTGCCAAAGTAAAACAAAAATGGGTTGTTTAGAAGGAATTCAAGGGCCAATTGTTATAGCACACGAGCACTTAATAAATGCTAGAACCTGCCAATATGATCTCACTAGcgcgtgcttggctctgcccactatGGGTGCGTTCGTAAATGTACTTCTGGCTATCTACTAACACACCCTATGATTAATTTGCTCCCATTGTAAACGACAGCCtctggtctatcttgggttagttataaaaaatctttggccatttaaaaaaatgtattcattGGGGGTTCTATGGCAGACTACATCCCAAAAGTTGTATCGCAGCCGCCTACTGTGCGgaatgaaaaataaaaatatcCTATAAACTACAAATACTCATTAACTACCTGAAAATCACTCATCAAAATGCTCCCTCCTTCTTCTGTTAAATCCTTAAGTCTATTTGTCAGACCGTGAGAAATCCTGAAAATCTGTATATTCGTGAAAACGTCTGGTGCTTCCGAACGGTTTGTCCGACAAAACTAATAGGACTCGTCTGAAAGTAACCCagacaaatgaatggaagtatggaggtagatTTGTGCCAACAAAAGTAAGGGGCTAAATATGTGTCTGGTCTAAATATGTGTCCTGTCTGGTCCCTACACATGCTCAGGAGCCTGGGAGATCGTCACATTTTCCGTTGTCAATAACCCTTGCAaatttacattgtagaataatagtgaagacatcaaaactatgaaataacacatatggagtcatgtggtaaccaaaaaagtattaaacaattcaattcaaagtagccacctgttgccttgatgacagtttgcacactcttggcattctctcaacaagcttcacctgaaatgcttttccaacagtcttggagttcCAGATTccaggacagatttccactggtctaatgtccattgcttgtatttcttggcccaagcaagtctcttcttattattggtgtccttaagtagtggtttcttggttgcaatttgaccacgaaggcccGATTCACgcagcctcctctgaacagttgatgttgagatgtgtctgttacttgaactctaatgaacttatcctctgcagcagaggtaactctgggtcttcctttcctgtggcgatcctcatgagagccagtttcatcatagagcttgatggtttttgcgactgcacttgaagaaactttcaaagtttttgaaattttccgcattgactgaccttcatgtcttaacctcttgaagctagggggcactatttttatgtttggaaaaataacgttcccaaagtaaacagcctatttctcaggaccagatgctagaatatgcaaagaattgacagattaggatataaaacactctaaagtttccagaacggtcaaaatattgtctgtgattataacagaactgatattgcatgcaaaacctgaggaaaatcaaaccaggaagtggcttctattttgaaagctccatgttccatagcctgctttcactccatttaaagggatataaaccagattccttttcctatcgcttcctcaaggtgtcaacagtctttagacatagtttcaggcttttattttgaaaaatcacaaagaaagataacattgcgtcaggtgttcgcatgagttttgctcgcgcaacagagtttgggcatccattgcctctccctctcctactgataaagacagttgcggttgatatattatcgattatatattttaaaaacaaggattgattataaaaaaacatttgacatgtttctatggacaTTACGGctattatttggaatttgtctgcgttgtcactctttcctgtggatttctgaacataacacgacaaacaaacggaggtattttggatataaaaataatctttatggaacaaaaggaacatttattgtgtaactgggagtctcgtgagtgaaaacatccgaagatggtcaaaggtaaattattaatttgattgcttttctgattttcgtgaccaagctacttgatgctaagtgtacataatgttttgtcgagcgatcgataaacttacacaaatgcttggattGCTTTATTGGTTTATTCCTCACTCTGGTCTCCATACCCCTTCTCTAGGTTGCTGAGGCACTGTTCCAGCAGGTCTTCCAAAGAACATTGTCTCCGACCGTGGCCCCCCATTCACGTCACAGGTATGGAGGGCTTTCATGGAGAAATTGGGGGTCATGATCAGCCTCCCTTCTGCGTACCGGCATTAGTCCAACGGGCAGGTGGAGTGGATTAACCAGGAGCTGGGGAGGTTTCTGAGGAGTCACTACCTGGACCGGAATGGGGAGTGggtcctttttttctctctctccttcttccctgggcAAAATGTGCCCAGAATTCGTTACGTCACTCCTTGTGTGTCCTGTGTTATCAGCCGGCCCTGGCTCCATGGATTCTGAGCCAGACCGAGGCCCTGGCTCCATGGAATCTGAGCCAGACCGAGGCCCTGGCTCCATGGATTCTGAGCCAGACCAAGGCCCTTGTGGTGGACGACTGGGTCGGGCATGCAGAGGTTTGGAGTGAGGCTCCAGCGTGCCATCCGTCGCCAGAAGGAGCAGGCGGATCACCACTGCAGTGAGGCGCCCATGTTCCATCCTGGTGATCGCGCCTGGCTCTCCACCAAGAATCTCTCACTCTGCCATCCCTGCAAGAAGCTGAACCCCGGTTTGTGGGGCCTCTCAAGGTTCTCCGGAAGGTCAGTGAGGTGACGTATAGGTTACAGCATCCCAGTGACTACCGTATCTCACATTCATTTCATGTCTCCCTTCCGGTGGTTCCTGGTCCCCTGGCTGATGCTGTCCTCCATGACACCCCTTCGCTCCCCTGgaccagtacctggtggactgggaggggtgtTGAGTTCCGGTGGAGGACACTTTGGGCCCCAACATCTGTGATTTCCATCTTAGCCGtcgtcctgcggctggagccatGCTTCGGGGGTGGTGGTACAGTCAGGTCCCCTCCGCTGTTCGACATCGCCGGTTTACTAACCACCAGTCATTACACGcacctggcattcatcattaggcacacctggactccatcacttcactgattacctcccctatatgtcACTCTACCTTACTTCCATTCCCCAGGCAGTCTTGACTGTCATCTCTGTACGctactcgtgtttcttgttttgttctgtTTATTATTAAATTCACCACCTgcacttgcttcccgactcccagcgtCTACGTTacagtgactacctcatgaagctggttgagagaatgccaagagtgtgcaaagctgtcgtcaaggcaaagggtgactactgtagaatagtaaaaataaaaacccttgaatgagaagatgtgtccaaacctttgacttgtactgtatgttAATGCATTTATTTATTACCATATATTAAAATATTTCCCATAGCCTATGACAGAGATTCTAAGATTATTTTATTAGGGCTACTATTAGCCTCATCGAGCACTCAGGGTACATGAAAACAatgagtatggctacgccagacTACTGTATCCTATTACACATGTGTGAGCCTAGTTTATGCTAATTTAAATGAAATGTTATGCCTTGTCTTTGAGTCATGTTTCAGAATAATTTAGGTCTGAAACGTCAGGGCGTTTCATGGCCTCCAGTAACAGTTTGACAGGCAGATGCTTTTCTGATGACTCTGAAATCTTTTGTAACATTAGAACAGACTAAGAATAATGCAATTTTATACTTTAAATCCTGCATTTCTAGTATTGTAGCCTACTTGTCAATTTAATGTATTGTATGTGCACAGTGGATTTTTCTCATATTAAACCAATAAGGTAAACTATTTGAATTTAATCACTTTTTGACCgaaccccttttgatttgaacaaaacctTCCATATTTG from Oncorhynchus keta strain PuntledgeMale-10-30-2019 chromosome 23, Oket_V2, whole genome shotgun sequence includes the following:
- the LOC118402400 gene encoding uncharacterized protein LOC118402400 isoform X2, yielding MNTIRSSVYRFHGVICSTSRNFALELPGSSVAQPRSLSGWVLSWASVPPLTSRCGPLTSQAEGAGVFQQLPWHHQQVRTRKRGTEYQPKNIKRKRTHGWIKRISTQGGIEVILRRMLKGRKSLSH
- the LOC118402400 gene encoding uncharacterized protein LOC118402400 isoform X3; amino-acid sequence: MNTIRSSVYRFHGVICSTRNFALELPGSSVAQPRSLSGWVLSWASVPPLTSRCGPLTSQAEGAGVFQQLPWHHQQVRTRKRGTEYQPKNIKRKRTHGWIKRISTQGGIEVILRRMLKGRKSLSH
- the LOC118402400 gene encoding uncharacterized protein LOC118402400 isoform X1 — translated: MCTPPASLFQNTHLVHCLRPVYRNFALELPGSSVAQPRSLSGWVLSWASVPPLTSRCGPLTSQAEGAGVFQQLPWHHQQVRTRKRGTEYQPKNIKRKRTHGWIKRISTQGGIEVILRRMLKGRKSLSH